The following DNA comes from Gadus macrocephalus chromosome 5, ASM3116895v1.
ggagggagccaacatggagggagagagccaacatggagggagggagggagccaacatggaggagcgagagagccaacatggaggagcgagagagccaacatggaggagggagggagccaacatggaggagcgagagagccaacatggaggagggagagagccaacatggaggagggagggagccaacatggaggaaggagggagccaacatggaagagggagagagcgaggaaaTACTCTCAGGGTTCTTCAGCAGGAGTCAAGAACCATAAATGTTTTCCTCCATTTTAAAAACACACGTCATGGACCGCATCAGAGGCCGATCGAGAGCTCAGATTACTAAATAGTTTTCATTCCATATTGGAGATCTGATGACATATGACTCAAATGATCAGTTATAACGCCCGTCCATTTGGACATGTTTGCAGCCAATCAAAATGAGTTCTCATGACAACAACGAACCCCAACAAAACAAACGTCAAAGAGCTCAATATCTATAAAAGGCCTCAAACTGAATGAGAGAACTAAACAGAGTAACGTTGCTACAAACATAGCAGGGAAGGATGAGGTCAGGCTTGGAGCAGGCAGGCTAAGCGTCGGTAGCGCTGTAAAAACAGAGGTGGGTGAAACCATACACCGGTGGATTAGGCCTGCGCCACAGACACAGGCGGGCTCAAAGAGACCGACGGGCAGAAACCGATCCTGGTGGAATGTCACCGTTTTGTGAGATGACGCCGCAGACCGCCGATAGATGGCAGAACTAAACCGTGTTGGTGACATTATGGTCTGCACAGAGACAGGGGGAAACACACGTcgtcctaacacacacacacacacacacacacacacacacacacacggagagaagGAAGAGATGGGCATTCTGGATTTACACGCAAGAGAGGATTGTTAGCCTGCAGTTGGGGTCTTCTCATCGTTTCCAACAGCCGTCTGATCCGACGCCACCAGGACAGATGTCAAGACCACACCAGGGTTCGGAtgtccacgcccccccccctcatgtcACTAATACCCTGCAGCAGCCCCTCCCGCTATGCCCCCTCCAACGCTGCACGGAGGAGCATGtgtgaggagcaggagagagagagagagagggaggacagatTTTCCATTCTAATGAAAGCCTTTCTACAAGTGCGgggaagaacacacacatacgagagagagagagagagagagagagagagagagagagagagagagagagagagagagagagagagagagagagagagagagagagagagaggtggtcgtACCCTGAAGCGCTCCTCCCAGGGGCTTTGCAGCAGCTGGATCATCTGGAGGGGATAGCCTTGCTCCAGGATGGCAgtgactcttcctcctcctcctcctcctcctccgtctctctctaatCCTTGTCCTGGTTCCTCCATACAGTGTCCtctaagctgtgtgtgtgtgtgtgtgtgcgtgggggggggggggggaggagggagggaatggcCAGTTAGTCACGGCAGAATGCACACAAATTGAAAAGACATGACGGGAGAAATGTTCCTCTAACCTAGGCATAATGAGACCTTTAACAGTTACTAAATAACATTAGCAGGCACTAGCAAACTGTTGTGGAAAGGagcctaaataaataataaaaccaccatattttttttaattttaaatgtAGGAAAAATCCAGTTCATATCTACTCGATTAAAACCACAAACTAACATTATATGATTTACGTTCCATTATAATAAACGTCAGATGGCATGTTGTCTGCTTCCTACAGCACCCTACCCAGAGACCGGGTCACGGAAGGGTCAATGAAGTTAAATGAATTACATGGAAAGATTCTAGAGGCAATGAGGCTTTTTCCCCACATGTTATTATACGCGTTTGGGCAAAGCGCTCAAGCAGAGGAGAgtgactgaacacacacacacacacacacacacacacacacacacacacacacacacacacacacacacacacacacacacacacacacacacacacaccttcataaTTGCGATTTACCTTGATGATATTTGGGTGCTTCAGTCTCTGCAGCAGCACTATTTCTTTTTTAAGTTTGTACGCCACGAGTTCGAGGCACCCCCGTGGGTCACCGAAGTCCTGCAGACACTTCTCCATGTCGTTCCCCTGCTCGTTGACGAACTTTAACGCCACCGGTTGGTCTTCGCGCAGAACTACTTTGAGAACCAGCTTCGTGTATCCGGAGCCCAGGACGTTCCCGGTTTGCACGCCGACCAGGGAATCACAATCCATCTCATCCATGAGCATTCGTCTAGATCCATCCGTGATCTCGTTCCACAGATTGTAGTCAAACATTGCGCTGAAGGACTGATGCTGCTGGGGAAATACCGAGATTCCGCCAACATTTTCTTCTCACTGCCGCGAGCCGAAAGCAATGGAATAATCTCCTTGCGTCTCTCATTGAGTTGATGCAGCAGCGCACTCCGTCGCCAGTTGAGATCCTGGTCCTCCGCGGTTCCCTTGGTCACGTTTCCTTTATTCGCCCCCAGCTGTAAACTCCTGATGAGGAGCGACACCGACACGGAGCTAACCACGAAAGCCAGCAGGGCGGCGGCACATAATGGGCTGCCCAGGACGGGCATGATGGCCCGGGGAGAAGCTCAGCAACACACGGGGAACCACGCCGGGGGAGACGCGTCAACTGCCGCTCATATGAGAGTTGGGGAGTCGATTGGTGGTAGGAGTGATCTGTTGCTGCTGGTCTGCCTCACCTCCTACCGGACACGCCCCCTACGGGGGGCACGCCCTCTGGGGGCGTATCCTGCGgtcatctacacacacagaaaaacttTCGCGAAGTGCCTGAACTTCCACTGACTGCTgccaattctttctttttttctctctgtatttttgtctctttctctctctcttttgtgtttgtgtgtatgtaaaaaTGAATTTAGCAGAATTTTTCCAATTGTCACTTAACAttcctattttattttaaaggagacatattatggtgttttcccaacaagtaaacatagtatatgagttccagaaaagtTTAACTTTGGTGCTCATGTTATTAATGTGCGCTGTCCCTTCTGATAAAgaaatctaatatatatatatatataggggagAGTGGGGTAAAATAAGCCAGTGGGTTAgttgactccccccccccccctctattcAGGCAACTGTACACATTTGTTGTCATTTGACCATCAATTAAGGAATCACCCATCGTTTATTTCTGGCTATGATGGAGAGAAGCACATGGTAAAGCTTCAAGTATGTTTTTTCTTCACAAGAAACTGCTTTTCAAACGAAGTTTTTAACATATCAGGTATAATGACTGCTATGTCAAACGAAATGTATCCATGCGTAAAACTATATATCATCCATATTGGGAATTTGTCAAGGCATAAAACTATGGGAAAAATGCAGCTACAAATTTGCCTTAATTGTTAAACTAGGCAGTTTTTTCCAAAATGGTGGCTCTGGGGCAAAGTGAACCACATGCTGTGGGGTAAGTTGAGCCAGTTGTTCAACTTACCCCACCATGCACTgaagttaaaggcacccagtgcaactttatgtaaacattcaatgaaaaataaacattcaatttctagtcttttttacacgtagtaagtttcaataactccataccattacatatcgacattcaaggagcaaagatgagacgtcgttgtgtggtgagaactgatagaaaatcgtaaacaacaacaatcgccggtggggagaagccatttttccattgactggaagcctgctttatttattgtaggttacaaaaaataaagaaaatggcggcattgttgttgttatcgattttgtatcagttctcaccacacaacgacgtctcatctttgctgcttaaatgtcggtatgtaatggtatggagttattgaaacttacgtaaaaaagactagaaattgaatgtttatttttaagcctcgaaagttgcactgggtgcctttaagttaaGTCTCTAAAAGTATAAACTGGTATTTCAATGTAGTATTAGACAAACGATTTGGTTTatcatatttacaaaaaaaacaatcgaAAAGCTATCAtgccaagaaagagagagaaaggagacggagagagcagcCGCTGATGTCAAGGGTTAAAATCCATCAGAGCAGTGGCAAATTACGGAAATATTTATAGATTTTATATTGTTTGAAGTTACCCTTGAGCGAATAAATAAAactatttggaaaaggaaaaggcATTCAACTTGAAAAAGTAAATATGTCAATTCACCCCCAGATGGCTCTACTTACCCCCGAGCTTGGGCAAGTTGAGCCACAAcacaactttaaaaaagaaaagaaaattgtCCTTGCCTAGAAGACAACATGAGTAATAATTGGCTCATCTTACCCCACTCTCccctatatataggcctactgtctaTAAAAAAAACCATATATATCTTTCTTTATATACATAATTTTTATGTATATTTCATTGCAATGTTgcaatgtaaaaaaacacatttctttattcaaatatataattaattgttggtacattttcattttattttacactTGCTTAAGCCATGTACTCGTAAGTTTACCACGCCAACAATTTCCTCTTTGAATCaagttgaattgaattgaggggagagaatgagagagcgaAATGTCAGGTGATTGAGTGATCCTGTAGTCTACCCAATctgaccagcagggggcagccaAACTTATTTTACTGCCTTGTACGACCTCAAATGTATcgattttatgttttattaatcATTACTAACTGTAGGCTTTTACACCAAACTGTTAATATAAGCCTAGTAGTGAACATATTTTTTGTCAAATCAAGTCTGTGTTATGCTCCTCCATATCTCATAACACATTGTATGTTATTCCCCAAAGCATTTACAGTAAAGACAATTTGCATCTCATATTATCCTACCATTAATATCATCATAACCCAAAACTATGACGCTCCTGAGCGGCGGTGATTCACGTTGTGAACGTGAGTCAGACATCATGAGCACCTCGTTAGTCACTACTACAGGTCATAGGGTCACGATGCTGCGTGTTTCATCTTAATCTGCCCGATACTgtagcccaaaaaaaaaagaacattattTTAATCTTTATTTTGTTTCGCGCTATTGCCACGTTTCACTCACTGTACTGATGCAAATTGATCCCAAAGCATCGAACCCCGCCGTCTCCATCGTGTTTCCTCAGCACCCCGCGCGGTTGGACAGCGACCTTATACTTCTACTCGGGAGCAATTTTACAACAGCAGCATCACCGCGGCCTCCGCCAATCACGCTGCGATTCAGATGAGCTGAAACAGCCCCGTGTCGTTTTGTTATTAGCCTCGGAATAAGCCATTATTACGATTCATCACAGACCCCTTGCAGATGGGTTGTTTTCCGTGCCTGTTTCTTCATCGCTCTCACGGTAAAGTGTGTGCAGCGGTATCGCTATAGGCAGGATGGAGGCTCGCTCCACCATAGGGGAGAGCACGGACGCGATTATCACGGAAGATTCTCCTTCAGATGAAAGAGAAATACGAGACATTTCGCAAAGGTTGGTCGTTGCCACGGCAAGGATTCTATTTATTGTAATCCATACGCGTCATTAACCAATAGGATCTGAGCAATCGGTAGCATAAGCTATGGATTATTGTATTCGTCATGTGGTTGTGATAACTGATTTCTTAATTAATGTGTTTTTCTTGACCGTAAACAAAAGCAGTTTGTGCCTTGGTTTTAACACGACAGGTTTGCGATGGTCTCTTAAATCCACCTGACAAGGAACAGACCAGTATACCGCCTCTCAGGAACAAGGTCTTCTTTAACAATATGCAGCTTTGTTATTGCAACACGAAAAAGCATTTACCCTGGGTGCTCTGCATTCATTCTAGCTATAAATAATACACTAATAACTACTATTAGGCCTACTACTTCAATCATGCATTGAGATTTCGCCTTCGTTTGAGAAACATTGTGTTCCATCTTAATACCAActtacacaatacaatacacacacacacacacacacacacacacacacacacacacacacacacacacacacaggcacgcacacagttAAATTAATAGGTCTACTGACGGGTGACAGTTGACATGCTGAGAGACGTGTAGCGAGAGAGAGCCAGGAGTACAGCTGTGCTCGGAGACACCTTCTGCTGAGGTTAATCAACACACTCAAACGGCCTTTCTCTCGTACTGTCAGCGCTGGATCTACACCCTGCATTGATGGGGAATGGTAGATGGAATGCATTTATACAGTGCCTTTCTACCCAGCctccactcaaagtgctttacaatattgcctaaaaTTCACCCATTCaggcacacattcacccattcatgcacacattcactcatacattcacacaccgacggcggcgtcagccttaaggcgacagccagcgggtcgggagcagtgagggtgagttatcttgctcagggacactcacaactaggaggagctggggattgaaccagcagtCAGCATTCATCCCGTGCATGAGAGGATGAAAAAGGTTAGGTTCGTTTTGAGGGGTCGTCAATCATACTGCCATCTGTACACTGATAGCTGACGGATTACAGAGTGACAgattggcagagagagagagagagagagagagagagagagagagagagagagagagagagagagagagagagaaagctagcATGCATAATTAtgatgtctgtctgtattcccaGGTGTAAGAGGAGTTCCAGAAAAATGAGACGGACTAACAATTGGATGcataaatagaaaataaacagAAGGACAGGGATGAGACACCACAtaggaaagagggggggagagaggagagaggggagggaagaggggagagaggagggagagaggaaactagaggagactagaggggaaagggaggagagaggaaaaggagataggcggggagagaggagactaaagaagagagaagacagaggaggaagaagaggcgagAGGACAGctgagaggtgagaggagagaaagcCAGCGTGCATAATGAGGATGTCTGTGTTCCCCGGTGTAAGGCCCACCTTGCATATTCTAATTAGCGTTGTGGATACGCATTATCACACCCAATCATATCCTGAGAATAAGCTAAAGCAAGCAAAGCcttcatatatttatatctttacATCTATAGCAGAGGACTTTAGAACCATCCCGTTGTGGGGATCCTTGCTGTTCATTGTCCACAGGATGTTTCATCTTGTGGTTTGAGTTCAGCTTCTCCCTTCCTGTGAGCAGCAGCACATTGACACCTCTGTGGATATATGTGATATTTATCCATGCATTATTAATTTGCTCAGCAAAGgcgtctctctgcctgtgtttgtgtttctgctaGCTTCCAGCCAGCGGTTGTGTTAATAACCTGCTATACTTTATGAGTTGTAATGAAGTCAATCAATATTTGGCCAGTGTGAACTTATTATATGGTCCTCGTTAAATGTTGACTGTGATCCAAACACGGTTCGTCTCTCTTGTCGCTACAGTGGATTAACACAGCGGTCTAGATGTGTGTGAGGTCATCGCTTTTGTTTACTCACCTTGGTAGCCATAGAGATgatggacagggagggggggctgggaccACTCAAGGTGGAAAAGCAAGCAAGCATGCCCAGTCCATTCCCATCACAGACACAAGCAATACGACCTCATAGTTAAAATCATCAGTTAATCAATAACTATCAGGGAATGGGGTTTAAACTTTTGCGGAAGACATTTAATTTGAGAAATTACGGATACGGGACACGGAAATAAACCATCCTGACTGAAACGTAATGGTTATTTTGTGTAAATGCTCAATTTCTTGTTGGAAATCTGACCGATCCTTTGCAGCTGTCAGATTATAAGAAACACAGATTGATGCCTGAGTGACATCACATTGAGTATGAAAGAGAAACATATTGTTCTCCAACCCACAATAAAGGCGCCGTCCTGACTGCTGTCAAAGTGCAGTGTGTcagggatctctctctctctctctctctctctctctctctctctctctctctctctctctctctctctctctctctctctctctctctctctctctctctctctctctctctctctctctctctctctctctctctctctctctctctctctctctctctctctctctctcataattgGGCCCTCAGGCCCGAGGATCAACAGAGTGTTCActcatctccttcctcctcctgtttgTTCACGCTGCTGACTTCCCCCTGAACACCAGATCCATCCAGCCCTCCAGTAATACCTCCTGCCATTGTTATGAAAGATAGTTACTAAAGCTCTCCcccgctcctctctccctcccccccctctctctccctccctccctgctcctctctctctctctctccctccctgttcctctctccttcctctgctcctctatctctccctctccactctctctgctcctctctccctccccgctaccctctctcccccctctccccccctccaagTGGCGTCCCGGGCCGGTCCCTGGGCCCTCCTGGGGGGGTGTACGGCGAGGGATGCCAGCGGACGGCGGTCCCGTCTGACGGGGGACGGAGGGGCAGCTGTGGCAgcccggcctcctcctcctccacctccttccagCTCTACCACCAGGTCTGCACAGCGCTACGTCTGAACGACACAGGGCCCAATTAAACATGACCCCCCTTCTCCATCcctaatctatatatatatatatatacatatatatatatatatatatatatacgtagaTATATatcagagagatagatagatatgtgtGTTGGCTATATATGGCAGGTAGTGTTAGAATCTAGAAGTAAATATGAAAAAGTGTCACCAATGGGTTTAGTAACGGGCGATAGATTACATAGACCACATAGAAGACCGTCTACATGGTACACATGGTGGACTACATAGACTTTATCGACCACATAGACACCCTGCCAGTTCTCAGTGCATTGAGGACAGCTCTCATGTCCTTCATTGTGATCAACCAGACCCCTCCAGTCTCAtcctccccccgtctctccctccccaaccCTCGAGGTCCCTCAGGACCCCCCGGGCATGGCCTACCACCTGGCCCAGCCCCGCCGCTGCTCCTGCCCAGGACCAGTCCCCAGCCCCGGGCAGGGcgcccacccagaccccccggggccccggggagACGGCCctgcgggggggacgggggcgggACAGAGCTCCAGCTCGGCCAATCAGGCGTCGCGGCGGCAGGACGCGTCAGGATGTCCCTACCAGCACGGGGGTCACGGCGGGGGAGCCCACCAGGGGGCGCAGCGCCACGTGGTGACGGTCCGGTGAGGGTCTGGAGAGGGCCTGGAGAGGGTCTGAGCCTCATCATCATGAGAGCCTAAACAAGACAGTGTTTCATCTTAATAAGAGCATAAACAAGAGAGATTGAAATGCTCTCTTGAAGGAATGCTAACTTTTGTTTCTGCTCTAGGGCTGGAGGTCTCTACTGGATACCTAAGAAGTGAGTACCGAGTAGTGAGTAGTAGTGAGTACAGAGTAGTGAGTACTGACTCTTAGTTACTTTACACACTGAGGGTTTCCTCAGTGTGAGTGAGCTGGCTGCGGTGCTGCCCTGTCTGAGCGTCTCTCCTCTGGGTCTCAGCCTCTCCCAGCTGGTCTTGGACTACCCGCTGGGCGTGATGCTGGGCTGCGCCCTGGTCCTACTGGGGGGCTCCCTGGCCGGCCTGCTGATCGGACCACTGCCCGACTTCTCTGAACCACTACTGGTGAGTCGACCAGTGTGTGAGGGCCCTGGAACACAGAGcgagagcacacacacgcgagagagagagagagagagagagagagagagagagagacatgtcaGAGCCGATACCTCTTTTGTCTGTCTTCTGTCCAGAtgaacctcccccccccaggttatcattatcattattctcCAAATAGTCACATCCATTAAATAAATTCTTTGATCCAATTAAACATTGAATTCGATTTTTATCAGGATTAATTACGGACTATTAATTAAGGAAATCACAATCTATAAAAATACCCGAAAGTGTGCTTTGTGATCTGTAATAAGCCAGTGCTGTAGCCCCCTCCCTATATCAAGCATCTTaaacactgcagacacaaacacagtgcattccccccccccccctcgttgaTCGAAGCTGGCGTGACCCAATGGACTCTTTCTGTAAACAAACGCTGCACCAGGCATTagctgtgatggtgtgtgtgtgtgtttgagtgtgtatgtattcGTGGCCATGGGTtgtatgagcatgtgtgtgtgtaagtgtgtgtgaagatgtgtgtgtgttagtgtgtgtgtggtgttcatCCAGTGTCTGATTGCTCACGTCTTCAGGGCTTCGAGCCTCGAGGGACGGCGATCGGTGTCCGTCAGGCCAGCCTGGACCTGCTGCAGCAGAACACCGGGCCAGGGAAGCTCCTGTCTTATGTTCCCTGGCAGGCCCGAGACAGGACAACGACGAGGTACTGTCCTGTCCCGGGTTCACCATACACCCAGGAtgtagatgatgatgatgtaggaTGTGTAGCGTTTCTACCGAGACGTTTAATCAAATAAGACAAAGCTAATGTAGATTATTAATTATTGTAAagatgtgcatctgtgtgtgtgtgtgtgtgtgtgtttgtgtgtgtgtctgtgcatgcgtgcttacgtgcatgtgtgcatgtgtacgtgctCAGCGGGGAAGTCAGTGCCGGCCAGGACCCCTCCAGGCAGCGCCCCAGGAGGATGTTAAACAGAGACTCGTCTCCGGAGACGTTCCTGTGTGACGCCCCAGGTCAGCATCTCTACAA
Coding sequences within:
- the pkdccb gene encoding LOW QUALITY PROTEIN: extracellular tyrosine-protein kinase PKDCC (The sequence of the model RefSeq protein was modified relative to this genomic sequence to represent the inferred CDS: deleted 2 bases in 1 codon), whose amino-acid sequence is MPVLGSPLCAAALLAFVVSSVSVSLLIRSLQLGANKGNVTKGTAEDQDLNWRRSALLHQLNERRKEIIPLLSARGSEKKMLAESRYFQQHQSFSAMFDYNLWNEITDGSRRMLMDEMDCDSLVGVQTGNVLGSGYTKLVLKVVLREDQPVALKFVNEQGNDMEKCLQDFGDPRGCLELVAYKLKKEIVLLQRLKHPNIIKLRGHCMEEPGQGLERDGGGGGGGGRVTAILEQGYPLQMIQLLQSPWEERFRVCLGLVRLLHFLSRSPLGSVGLLDFQPRQFVLVSGELKLTDLDDASVEETPCRSDRDCLLQFPHRNFTLPCSAAGLCRDLNQKRNLYNAYRYFFTYLLPHQAPPGLTHLVDHIMNSTGELRADINQTLGSFEEILLLYKSGLHLDNLPPSIIRDYTVMRGLATAGDVEYRCWPSFSPRGCVLAVHSALEGMALCSAHPQCTSFSLSGETTWSGHLLASFRSGFSHLLPDGRSEVYLRRAKASEPSGV